A single window of Granulicella sibirica DNA harbors:
- a CDS encoding DUF2946 family protein, translating into MKRNTQRGRTALPAMWLRWMAVFCMALIGVASTAQVCHSHDEDARITVALSAQTQSVSAQASVQTGLPDNGDQHSAPDSAVRCPLCVAMHAALPVLTSLPQVALMRVARPVAPVDSMERTFSWRFEMASRPPPATALAA; encoded by the coding sequence ATGAAGAGGAACACACAACGCGGAAGGACTGCCCTGCCGGCCATGTGGCTGCGGTGGATGGCGGTCTTCTGCATGGCGCTGATCGGCGTGGCGAGCACGGCGCAGGTTTGTCACTCGCATGACGAGGATGCGCGGATAACGGTTGCGCTGTCGGCCCAGACACAAAGTGTCTCAGCACAAGCTTCTGTGCAGACAGGGCTTCCGGATAATGGCGATCAGCATTCGGCTCCCGACTCGGCTGTGCGCTGTCCGCTTTGTGTGGCGATGCATGCCGCGCTCCCGGTGCTCACCTCGCTTCCGCAGGTTGCGCTTATGCGGGTGGCCCGGCCGGTCGCTCCTGTGGACAGCATGGAGCGGACGTTCTCGTGGCGGTTCGAGATGGCCAGCAGGCCTCCTCCCGCAACGGCTCTCGCCGCTTAG
- a CDS encoding TonB-dependent receptor — MQSLRSFFFLALLAISAGFALAQGTSGSVTGTVTDSTGAVIPDTSVQIANPVSGFTRKATTDASGVFHFYNIPFDRYRLTATSSGFDAKTQNVAVNSVVPMVVAVQMTIAGSSTEVTVDAGADLTENDSTFHTDIDRAIIDKLPLESASSQLSSLVTLSSPGVAADSNGLFHGLGDHAENSFSLDGQPITDQQSKVFSNQIPADAVQSLEVIDGAPPAEYGDKTSLVIKVTTRSGQGVTKPTGEISTSYGSFGSADVSGNLAFGTKNFGNFIAVSGLNSGRFLDPGEFAVLHDKGNLINFFDRVDYQFSDVSSVHTNLQYTRSWFQTPNSYDTLNVGATDPITGALVGQADQRSKIETYLFAPTYTRTISNEAVLNFAPYFRRDSYQYYPSKNPFADLGPIQQETVGQQRSLLNAGVHSDLSYSKGVNNIKIGGMYQQTFLRENDQIGLVDPTLNSPCLDANGNPLPGTANPATCANPNPNFNPILLPYDLTRGGGTYSYHGQTDVKQLAFYAQDQVTIGNFLMNAGMRGDIYNGLAIQRQAEPRLGLSYNFKKTNTVIRASYARAQETPFNENLVLSSTGCTNAVIQAVFETLGTCQPAPFNPGFRNEIHAGIQQGIGKHFVIGGDYIWKYTHNAYDFSVLGATPITFPIEWHNSKIPGFAARANLTEVKGFSAFVVMSSVAARFFNPQVGGVGATVGRAGGLPFRIDHDERFNETTHIQYALPFRKSLWYGFNWRYDSGLVAGAAPCYNVLGANSGCAAGSITLANGQPGIDLSGLTADEQFQAGLICNGVKATPTSGFTSCAATQLTSKLLSIPAPNTEDDDRNPPRIAPRSLFDMVLGDDNLFNTDKHRISARITAVNVTNKYALYNFLSTFSGTHYVSPRTVTAQVSYSF, encoded by the coding sequence ATGCAATCGCTTCGATCGTTCTTTTTCCTCGCGCTTCTGGCAATCAGCGCGGGTTTCGCCCTCGCGCAGGGTACATCCGGCAGTGTGACAGGCACTGTGACGGATTCAACCGGCGCGGTCATTCCCGATACGTCCGTTCAGATCGCGAATCCGGTGAGCGGCTTTACCCGCAAGGCTACGACCGACGCCTCGGGCGTCTTCCACTTCTACAACATTCCGTTTGACCGCTATCGGCTGACGGCGACCAGTTCTGGCTTCGACGCGAAGACGCAGAATGTCGCGGTGAACTCCGTGGTTCCGATGGTGGTGGCGGTGCAGATGACGATCGCTGGATCGAGCACAGAGGTGACGGTGGACGCGGGTGCCGACCTGACCGAGAACGACTCAACCTTCCATACGGATATCGACCGGGCGATCATCGACAAGCTTCCGCTCGAAAGTGCCTCATCGCAGTTGAGCTCGCTGGTGACACTGTCGTCACCAGGTGTGGCGGCGGATTCGAATGGGCTGTTCCATGGGCTTGGGGACCATGCGGAGAACTCATTCTCACTGGATGGCCAGCCGATTACGGATCAGCAGAGCAAGGTGTTTTCCAACCAGATTCCGGCGGATGCGGTGCAATCGCTGGAGGTGATCGACGGGGCTCCGCCAGCCGAGTATGGAGATAAGACGAGCCTCGTGATCAAGGTGACGACGCGGTCGGGCCAGGGTGTGACGAAGCCTACGGGAGAGATCAGCACGTCGTACGGCAGCTTTGGATCGGCGGACGTGAGCGGGAACCTGGCGTTCGGAACGAAGAACTTTGGCAACTTTATCGCTGTGAGCGGACTGAACTCGGGCCGGTTTCTCGATCCGGGCGAGTTCGCGGTGCTCCACGACAAGGGCAACCTGATCAACTTCTTCGACCGGGTGGACTACCAGTTCAGCGATGTGAGCTCAGTGCATACGAATCTGCAGTACACGCGGTCGTGGTTCCAGACACCCAACTCGTATGACACGCTGAACGTTGGGGCAACGGACCCGATTACGGGTGCGCTGGTTGGGCAGGCGGATCAGAGGTCGAAGATCGAGACGTACCTCTTTGCGCCGACATATACGCGGACCATCAGCAACGAGGCAGTGCTGAACTTTGCGCCTTACTTCCGGAGGGACTCGTACCAGTACTATCCGAGCAAGAATCCGTTTGCGGACCTTGGACCGATTCAGCAGGAGACGGTGGGGCAGCAGAGGTCGCTGCTGAATGCGGGCGTTCACTCGGACCTGTCCTATTCGAAGGGTGTGAATAACATCAAGATCGGCGGGATGTATCAGCAGACATTCCTGCGGGAGAACGATCAGATCGGGCTCGTGGATCCGACGTTAAACTCACCATGCCTCGACGCGAACGGCAATCCGCTGCCGGGGACGGCGAATCCGGCGACATGCGCGAATCCTAACCCGAACTTCAATCCGATCCTGCTTCCGTATGACCTGACTCGGGGCGGAGGGACGTACAGCTATCACGGGCAGACCGATGTGAAGCAGCTTGCCTTCTATGCGCAGGACCAGGTGACGATCGGGAACTTCCTGATGAACGCCGGGATGCGTGGGGACATTTATAACGGCCTTGCCATTCAGCGGCAGGCGGAGCCTCGGCTTGGGCTCTCGTACAACTTCAAGAAGACGAATACGGTGATCCGGGCTTCGTATGCGCGGGCGCAGGAGACTCCGTTCAACGAGAATCTTGTGCTTTCGAGTACGGGGTGCACGAATGCGGTGATCCAGGCGGTGTTCGAGACGCTTGGGACGTGCCAGCCGGCGCCGTTCAATCCGGGGTTCCGGAATGAGATTCATGCGGGGATTCAGCAGGGGATCGGGAAGCACTTCGTTATCGGTGGGGACTACATCTGGAAGTACACGCACAATGCGTACGACTTCAGCGTGCTGGGAGCTACGCCGATCACGTTCCCGATCGAGTGGCATAACTCGAAGATCCCGGGCTTTGCGGCGCGGGCGAATCTGACCGAGGTGAAGGGATTTAGCGCGTTTGTGGTGATGTCGTCGGTGGCGGCGCGATTCTTCAATCCGCAGGTTGGCGGGGTTGGAGCTACGGTGGGCCGGGCGGGTGGGCTTCCATTCCGGATTGACCACGACGAACGCTTCAACGAGACGACACATATCCAGTACGCGCTGCCGTTCCGGAAGAGCCTCTGGTATGGGTTCAACTGGCGGTATGACAGTGGACTCGTAGCTGGCGCGGCGCCATGCTACAACGTCCTTGGAGCGAACAGTGGATGCGCGGCTGGGTCGATTACGCTGGCGAACGGTCAGCCGGGGATCGACCTGAGTGGGCTGACGGCGGACGAGCAGTTCCAGGCTGGGCTGATCTGCAATGGCGTGAAGGCGACACCCACCTCGGGCTTCACTTCATGCGCGGCCACACAGCTTACGTCGAAGCTCCTGAGCATTCCGGCGCCGAATACCGAGGATGATGACCGGAATCCTCCACGGATCGCTCCCCGGAGCCTGTTCGACATGGTGCTTGGGGATGACAACCTGTTCAACACGGACAAGCACCGGATCAGTGCGCGAATCACGGCGGTCAACGTAACGAACAAGTACGCGCTGTACAACTTCCTGTCGACGTTCTCGGGAACGCACTATGTTTCGCCCCGGACAGTGACCGCGCAGGTCAGCTACAGCTTCTAG
- a CDS encoding GTP 3',8-cyclase MoaA, protein MATLVTDLQSNLFTVLGDTRLSALVPAEERLRDKFGRAITDLRISVTDRCNYRCVYCRTGNEGALYTELPISDYVRMIGLFVSLGVEKVRLTGGEPLLRAGLVEMVEELSRMRTAFLPDGTRTSAWGGPEDAPEGLPLDLALTTNGHLLEGLAEPLKRAGLNRVTVSMDAVDAETFARITRVPRSYEKVLAGVRAAQAAGLGPVKVNCVLLRGFNDGQIEAFAEFSRREGVIVRFIEFMPLEEDRTWKPETVVTMDEIVARLKALRPLRDLAPNAASETARRFTFDDGMGEIGIIAPVSRPFCGHCSRVRLTSDGKIRTCLFSQSDHDLHGRMQRGGTDDELAAYIRQVVMRKEARHHIGEAGFEQPSRSMVHIGG, encoded by the coding sequence ATGGCAACCCTCGTGACTGACCTGCAATCGAACCTTTTTACCGTGCTCGGCGACACGCGCCTGAGTGCGCTCGTGCCTGCGGAGGAAAGGCTGCGGGACAAGTTCGGGAGGGCGATCACGGATCTGCGGATCTCAGTGACCGACCGGTGTAATTACCGGTGCGTGTACTGCCGCACGGGCAACGAAGGGGCACTGTACACCGAGCTTCCCATCTCGGACTATGTGCGGATGATCGGGCTGTTCGTCTCGCTTGGGGTGGAGAAGGTACGGCTGACGGGCGGTGAGCCGCTGCTTCGGGCTGGTCTTGTGGAGATGGTCGAAGAGTTGTCGCGGATGCGGACGGCTTTCCTGCCGGACGGAACGCGGACCTCGGCGTGGGGTGGACCGGAGGATGCTCCGGAAGGGCTTCCGCTGGATCTTGCGCTGACCACGAATGGCCATTTGTTGGAGGGCCTGGCGGAACCGTTGAAACGGGCGGGGCTGAACCGGGTGACGGTCAGCATGGATGCCGTGGATGCCGAGACGTTCGCTAGGATTACGCGGGTTCCGCGGTCCTACGAGAAGGTTCTTGCAGGTGTGAGGGCGGCACAGGCGGCCGGACTTGGACCGGTGAAGGTGAACTGCGTTTTGCTGCGCGGGTTCAACGACGGGCAGATCGAGGCGTTCGCGGAGTTCTCGCGGCGAGAGGGCGTGATCGTGCGGTTTATCGAGTTCATGCCGCTCGAGGAAGATCGCACGTGGAAGCCCGAAACGGTGGTTACCATGGACGAGATCGTGGCGCGGCTCAAGGCGCTGCGTCCCCTGCGCGATCTGGCTCCCAATGCGGCGAGCGAGACGGCGCGGAGATTCACGTTCGACGACGGTATGGGTGAGATTGGAATCATCGCGCCGGTGTCGCGGCCGTTCTGCGGACACTGCAGCCGGGTGCGGCTGACGTCCGATGGAAAGATCCGGACGTGCCTGTTTTCGCAGAGCGATCACGATTTGCATGGGCGGATGCAGCGCGGTGGAACCGATGACGAACTAGCTGCGTATATCCGGCAAGTGGTCATGCGAAAGGAAGCGCGCCACCATATCGGCGAGGCTGGATTCGAGCAGCCGTCCCGGAGCATGGTGCACATAGGCGGTTAG
- a CDS encoding sensor domain-containing diguanylate cyclase, which yields MANKFSFQVIESRQMDHLKVFHDVARALTSTLELETILLAIMDKMAGFFGPERWSLLMVDENTNELYYEIAVGEQAERLKGLRVKMGESVAGWVAETGNPLVVPDVMLDPHWSEFARKHPELRINSMACVPIRSNGKTLGVLQILNSKLDLMSEYSISFLRILCDYAAIAIQNANSMKLIHLLSITDDCTGLFNARHLYSLMEECVLRSKASGGEEFSLLFFDLDRFKSVNDKHGHLVGSRLLAEVGEMIRQRIGRGCSAFRYGGDEFVVLMPGTGKDEAVGLAKKLFTGLQETRFLESEALSLRLTGSFGLATFPEDGKSVHEMLQAADAMMYEVKKTTRNNLAVMGVGLMPGMSPPAGLVGGMHPPMDGARPS from the coding sequence ATGGCGAACAAATTTTCTTTCCAGGTGATCGAGAGCCGTCAGATGGATCACCTCAAGGTGTTCCATGACGTAGCGCGTGCGCTTACCTCCACGCTCGAACTCGAAACAATCCTCCTCGCCATCATGGACAAGATGGCCGGCTTCTTCGGGCCGGAGCGCTGGTCGCTCCTGATGGTGGATGAAAACACCAACGAGCTTTATTACGAGATTGCGGTGGGCGAACAGGCCGAGAGGCTGAAGGGCCTGCGGGTGAAGATGGGCGAGAGTGTTGCCGGGTGGGTGGCGGAGACCGGAAACCCGCTGGTCGTGCCCGATGTGATGCTGGATCCGCACTGGTCGGAGTTCGCGCGAAAGCATCCCGAGTTGAGGATCAACTCGATGGCCTGCGTTCCGATCCGGTCGAACGGGAAGACGCTGGGCGTGCTGCAGATTTTGAACAGCAAGCTCGACCTGATGTCCGAATACTCGATCTCGTTTCTGCGGATCCTGTGCGACTACGCGGCAATCGCGATTCAGAACGCGAACTCGATGAAGCTGATTCACCTGCTGAGCATCACGGATGACTGCACAGGGCTGTTCAACGCGCGGCATCTCTACAGCCTGATGGAGGAGTGCGTGCTTCGTAGTAAGGCAAGCGGCGGTGAGGAGTTCAGCCTGTTGTTCTTCGATCTTGACAGGTTCAAGTCGGTCAATGACAAGCATGGGCACCTGGTGGGGAGCCGGTTGCTGGCAGAGGTGGGCGAGATGATCCGGCAGAGGATCGGCCGTGGATGCTCGGCGTTTCGGTATGGCGGGGATGAGTTCGTGGTGCTGATGCCGGGGACCGGGAAGGACGAGGCTGTGGGGCTGGCGAAGAAGCTCTTCACGGGGCTGCAGGAGACGCGGTTTCTCGAGTCCGAGGCTCTTTCACTGCGGCTGACCGGGAGCTTTGGACTGGCGACGTTTCCCGAGGATGGGAAGTCGGTCCACGAGATGCTGCAAGCTGCCGACGCGATGATGTATGAGGTGAAGAAGACGACGCGGAATAATCTTGCCGTGATGGGCGTCGGGCTGATGCCTGGAATGAGCCCTCCGGCGGGGCTTGTGGGTGGGATGCATCCGCCGATGGACGGGGCTCGGCCCTCTTAG